A window of Trichoderma atroviride chromosome 3, complete sequence contains these coding sequences:
- a CDS encoding uncharacterized protein (EggNog:ENOG41), with amino-acid sequence MSFTSIPILDLELSRDPATKPEFLNQLRNALMEVGFLYLKNVGISDELWDEVIKEGKSFFDIPREEKLKIEMKNAPSFLGYSQLSAEITAGAVDNREQIDLSTEHVLPGPGAPAFYNLLGPNQWPSEESAPKFRSTYTEYMRQMGEITMYFTSLIAEAIRLPRDAFEKYVEADPQHKLKIIKYPDLAELGLPAGVQGQGVGPHKDSMLTSYLLQATNHRGLQVQNVQGEWIDAAPIDRTLVVAIGQGMEALTQGVCVSTTHRVLSPESGTGARFSIPFFQGIKLDATFEELEQVGVGRVPDDIRRQRQAIVDRTGGRVDDVEFTFRSGAVASTLGEATLRNRVKSHPDVGERWYPEILKSIREEQAVAQRHKEALRDAPRPVANAAAVVEAH; translated from the exons ATGTCGTTCACATCGATTCCCATCCTCGACCTGGAGCTGTCCAGGGATCCGGCCACCAAGCCTGAATTCCTCAATCAGCTTCGCAATGCGCTCATGGAGGTGGGCTTTTTATATCTCAAGAATGTAGGCATCTCAGATGAGCTATGGGACGAAGTCATCAAAGAGGGCAAAAGCTTCTTTGACATTCCCCGAGAAGAAAA GCTCAAGATTGAAATGAAGAATGCGCCATCCTTCCTGGGCTACTCCCAGCTCTCGGCAGAAATCACAGCCGGCGCCGTGGACAACAGAGAGCAGATTGATCTCTCAACCGAACACGTCCTCCCAGGCCCAGGCGCGCCGGCATTCTACAACCTCCTCGGCCCCAACCAGTGGCCCTCGGAGGAGAGCGCGCCCAAGTTCCGCAGCACTTACACCGAGTACATGCGCCAGATGGGCGAAATCACAATGTACTTCACCTCGCTGATTGCCGAGGCCATCAGGCTGCCGCGGGACGCCTTTGAGAAGTACGTCGAGGCCGATCCGCAGCACAAGCTCAAGATCATCAAGTACCCGGACCTGGCCGAGCTGGGGCTGCCGGCGGGCGTGCAGGGCCAGGGCGTCGGGCCGCACAAGGACAGCATGCTGACGAGCTACCTGCTCCAAGCGACGAACCACCGCGGGCTGCAGGTGCAAAACGTCCAGGGCGAATGGATCGACGCCGCGCCCATCGACAGGACGCTCGTGGTGGCCATTGGGCAGGGCATGGAGGCGCTGACGCAGGGCGTGTGCGTGTCGACAACGCACCGCGTGCTGTCGCCCGAGTCCGGCACCGGCGCGCGCTTCAGCATCCCCTTTTTCCAGGGCATCAAGCTGGACGCCACCTTTGAGGAGCTCGAGCAGGTCGGCGTCGGCAGGGTGCCCGACGACAttcggcggcagaggcaggcGATTGTGGACAGGACCGGCGGGCGCGTCGACGACGTCGAGTTTACGTTCCGCAGCGGCGCCGTGGCGAGCACCTTGGGCGAGGCGACGCTGCGCAACAGGGTCAAGAGCCACCCGGATGTGGGGGAGCGATGGTACCCGGAGATTCTAAAGTCGATTCGCGAGGAGCAGGCCGTGGCGCAGAGGCACAAGGAGGCGCTTCGTGATGCGCCGAGGCCGGTGGCGAATGCGGCCGCTGTTGTTGAGGCGCATTAG
- a CDS encoding uncharacterized protein (EggNog:ENOG41) — translation MNLGFDRETIADPKTAPALLQNFVQALPADSFGPLPRDTSLFKQFKNAVLMDAFIPRNHSMPSRGKRVSAVDMAKSVSTLANNSPRYAYLRDLFRFVFNFSLEEVEARRHTSIAI, via the coding sequence ATGAATCTTGGATTCGACCGTGAAACCATTGCTGATCCAAAGACAGCACCTGCACTGTTGCAAAACTTTGTACAAGCCCTACCAGCAGACTCTTTTGGCCCTCTTCCAAGAGATACTTCCCTCTTTAAGCAGTTCAAAAACGCCGTCCTCATGGACGCATTTATTCCTCGCAACCATTCAATGCCCTCACGGGGCAAGCGCGTCTCAGCCGTGGATATGGCTAAGAGCGTCTCGACTTTGGCCAATAACTCGCCTCGCTATGCCTACTTGAGGGATCTGTTTAGATTTgtcttcaacttctctctTGAGGAAGTTGAAGCTCGACGACACACCAGCATTGCGATTTAA
- a CDS encoding uncharacterized protein (EggNog:ENOG41), translated as MFQSPTADQYQFRQPSSQLGGQQVSQFSPATPSLSSPPYAGHQEQHQQLLQQEQQLYSHTNVGTIPTLPGSEISNLENAPYVQNLSGVAPQLIPSFQEVPIESTCPQHGTKQLNLAQMESGTNWAHTTPPLNSSPQNLSLFDFTASPISFPFESVSQTGPTAASSQAVRQTLYNNTNMYNSSLPTQGQHNHSLQSGQQHFSFDASAFELLNMAQIPSLNTTTAMPYTQLSYPVNNTTTAFSPLMMQARYRPHSFHRRSTPGRHVCAVHGTASDMSGTIDPRLLATNSPSPQPRTSMSSPLDEAKRGKETPTKSSSS; from the coding sequence ATGTTCCAGTCGCCAACTGCAGATCAGTACCAGTTTCGACAGCCCTCTTCTCAGCTGGGCGGCCAACAAGTCTCGCAGTTTTCGCCCGCCACACCCAGCCTCAGTTCGCCTCCATATGCAGGACATCAGGAACAACACCAGCAACTGCTGCAACAAGAACAGCAGCTCTATTCTCATACTAATGTTGGCACCATTCCAACCTTGCCTGGTTCTGAAATATCAAACTTGGAGAACGCACCATATGTGCAGAATCTATCAGGGGTAGCTCCTCAACTAATCCCAAGCTTTCAGGAGGTTCCTATTGAGTCAACATGTCCCCAGCATGGTACAAAGCAATTGAATCTAGCTCAGATGGAGAGTGGCACAAACTGGGCTCACACTACTCCTCCCCTCAACTCCTCTCCCCaaaatctctctcttttcgacTTCACTGCATCGCCCATAAGCTTTCCATTTGAAAGTGTAAGCCAGACGGGCCCtacagctgcttcttcgcaAGCTGTCCGTCAAACACTTTACAACAATACGAACATGTATAATTCGAGCTTGCCTACTCAAGGACAGCATAATCACTCGCTGCAGTCTGGTCAACAGCATTTCAGCTTTGATGCTAGCGCATTCGAGCTTCTTAACATGGCCCAAATCCCTAGTCTGAACACCACAACCGCCATGCCTTATACGCAACTATCGTACCCAGTGAACAATACGACAACGGCTTTCTCGCCCTTGATGATGCAAGCTAGATATCGGCCTCATTCATTCCACAGACGATCCACTCCTGGACGACATGTTTGCGCTGTGCACGGTACAGCAAGTGATATGTCTGGTACGATTGATCCAAGACTGCTGGCTACGAACTCGCCTTCCCCCCAACCTCGTACATCTATGTCTTCTCCCTTGGATGAAGCTAAGCGCGGAAAGGAAACGCCCACAAAGAGTTCATCATCTTGA
- a CDS encoding uncharacterized protein (BUSCO:EOG092D22SO), producing the protein MAGSKISKPKDDPTKKRKRDLNETDARTKRSRQPQADSTANGDVESEKLQNGEDIVSRSHDGETGWRLSKPMGGRMLDIDPILTQDDQFLILTYNTSVQVYTASDSLLLRRIPIGVVDSSAQKGDSPASIVATRLSLQNPEYIWVACSDGHIYYVKWTETNESHQCFQTVTGTAKAITVTTTNAAGAKADVVVVAESNSANRMELTTYGGDILSSPLSKNILSVKKPGNGLHLIESSQDGSVLVGAFNETLFLGVASQEQPAGFEQLQYEFFSFDVPDLITTLDFRVYPASALSGNKSKGRDSDKVVDVIVGGARGAIYLYHDALSRSQALGKSNSAKDGIQAQKFHWHRKAVHAVKWSRDGNYMISGGSENVLVMWQMDTNRRNHLPHLSGSIENIVVSSSGSSYVVHLDDNSTMVLSTSELKPTTYVSGIQSAAVEATTPKDLLVQRVWSVANQVRRPIPAAIKATEPSKFHVCVGNGRQATMTGEFSAPLLQTFDLETFMSVSKQALARTQPTDVNLTNKGYAIEEPVVTHIAFSADGKWLASVDDWFPSSRDAGTVSGDAGDQFLKERHESYLKFWQVNDEDSSIALVSRVNAPHATSHPETVLDLASNNASACFATIAGDGIVRLWRPKARQQQGSRRSEGTTEFTWVCSQVVPIGDGLGRNAIADIPNDASVPAKAQGRLAFSEDGSTLFAAFGALDTGAVYVINAESGEVVKVLEGLWKRQLHSLRVLSQYLIVLSAELHVYDVVGDDLRYGIVMPKGSRSDELLQLAVDSVSGNFAVTLPVGETSSIGVFHPSNPEPLIVRNTPHRVVSLVSVPGTSGFVALDDVAQVWTITEGSNASTILAAQPLQDLRLDGVSEEADNGKLDIVLGGDAESDDEMEEAQNADEDVEMENDDVQANIIPQQYLADIFDAAPAFAGASIEDMFYKVTSLLATKPLSAGTV; encoded by the exons ATGGCGGGCAGCAAGATTTCCAAGCCCAAGGACGATCCGaccaaaaagagaaagagggacCTAAACGAAACCGACGCGCGAACAAAGAGATCAAGACAGCCGCAAGCCGATTCTACGGCCAACGGAGATGTTGAATCTGAAAAGCTTCAAAATGGGGAGGATATTGTCAGCCGTTCCCATGACGGAGAAACTGGCTGGCGGCTCTCTAAGCCCATGGGTGGTAGAATGCTTGACATTGATCCGATCCTAACTCAAGATGACCA ATTCTTAATTTTGACCTACAACACCTCCGTTCAAGTATACACAGCTAGCGACTCGCTTCTCCTGAGACGAATTCCGATAGGCGTCGTCGATTCCTCCGCGCAAAAGGGCGACTCTCCTGCAAGCATTGTTGCGACTCGGCTGTCTCTCCAGAACCCTGAATACATCTGGGTAGCTTGCTCGGATGGTCACATTTACTATGTGAAATGGACAGAGACAAACGAGTCGCACCAGTGCTTCCAGACTGTAACGGGAACTGCCAAAGCTATCACAGTGACGACAACGAATGCTGCGGGCGCAAAGGCTGATGTCGTCGTGGTGGCCGAATCGAATAGCGCAAATCGGATGGAGTTGACTACATATGGAGGCGATATTCTGTCTTCTCCTCTATCAAAGAATATATTGTCCGTCAAGAAGCCAGGAAATGGACTGCATCTGATTGAGTCCAGCCAAGACGGCTCAGTTTTGGTTGGCGCCTTCAACGAGACTCTATTTCTTGGTGTGGCATCACAGGAGCAGCCCGCTGGCTTCGAACAGCTCCAGTAcgaattcttttctttcgaCGTCCCCGATCTCATCACCACTCTTGACTTCAGAGTGTACCCAGCCTCGGCCCTCTCTGGTAACAAGAGCAAAGGACGAGATTCCGACAAAGTGGTGGATGTTATTGTTGGTGGAGCACGAGGAGCCATCTATCTGTACCACGATGCCTTGTCTAGGAGTCAAGCACTTGGTAAATCCAACTCAGCTAAAGATGGAATTCAAGCGCAAAAGTTTCACTGGCACCGAAAGGCAGTCCATGCCGTCAAATGGTCTCGAGATG GAAACTATATGATCTCGGGAGGCTCCGAAAACGTCCTTGTGATGTGGCAGATGGATACCAACAGAAGAAATCACCTGCCGCATTTATCTGGCAGCATAGAGAACATTGTTGTATCTTCCAGCGGGTCATCCTACGTCGTACACTTGGACGATAACTCAACAATGGTCTTATCAACTTCTGAACTGAAGCCGACGACATATGTATCTGGAATCCAGTCCGCCGCCGTTGAGGCTACGACGCCCAAAGATTTGCTCGTACAGCGTGTCTGGTCGGTAGCGAACCAAGTACGACGGCCCATACCTGCTGCGATCAAGGCAACCGAGCCCTCCAAATTCCACGTTTGCGTTGGCAATGGCCGTCAGGCTACAATGACGGGAGAATTCTCAGCGCCGCTGTTGCAGACTTTTGATCTTGAAACCTTTATGAGTGTTTCTAAGCAAGCATTGGCCCGCACGCAGCCCACCGATGTGAACCTGACAAACAAGGGTTATGCCATTGAAGAGCCGGTCGTCACACATATCGCTTTCTCTGCGGACGGAAAGTGGCTAGCTAGCGTTGATGATTGGTTTCCTTCAAGCAGGGATGCTGGAACTGTCAGTGGCGACGCTGGAGACCAATTCCTCAAGGAGAGACACGAGTCATATCTCAAATTCTGGCAAGTCAATGACGAGGATAGCTCAATTGCTCTTGTATCGAGAGTGAATGCGCCACACGCAACAAGCCACCCAGAGACGGTTCTCGACCTTGCGTCAAACAATGCCTCGGCGTGCTTTGCCACCATTGCCGGAGATGGCATTGTTCGCCTATGGCGGCCAAAGGCCCGCCAGCAACAAGGTTCGCGAAGATCAGAGGGCACTACGGAATTTACCTGGGTTTGCTCCCAAGTGGTCCCTATTGGAGATGGACTTGGTCGCAATGCCATTGCAGATATCCCTAATGACGCCTCGGTCCCCGCCAAGGCTCAAGGCCGCCTTGCATTCTCAGAAGACGGCTCTACGCTGTTTGCAGCATTCGGCGCACTTGATACGGGAGCCGTGTATGTGATCAACGCAGAGTCTGGCGAAGTCGTCAAGGTTCTGGAAGGGCTTTGGAAGAGGCAGCTGCATTCCCTGCGAGTTCTATCACAATATCTAATCGTGCTCTCTGCGGAGCTGCATGTCTACGACGTTGTGGGTGATGACTTGCGGTATGGAATCGTCATGCCCAAGGGTTCTAGATCCGATGAGTTGTTACAGCTGGCCGTTGACTCAGTGTCCGGCAACTTTGCCGTCACTCTCCCTGTTGGCGAAACATCTAGCATAGGAGTCTTCCACCCTAGCAACCCAGAGCCGCTAATTGTTCGAAACACTCCTCACCGGGTTGTGAGCCTTGTTTCAGTTCCTGGCACTAGTGGATTTGTCGCTCTGGACGACGTGGCTCAAGTCTGGACCATCACTGAGGGATCCAACGCCTCGACCATTCTCGCTGCTCAGCCACTTCAAGATTTGCGACTCGACGGTGTTTCTGAAGAAGCCGATAATGGCAAGCTCGATATCGTTCTTGGCGGAGATGCTGAGAGCgacgatgagatggaagaggctcAGAACGCAGACGAGGatgtggagatggaaaacGACGATGTCCAAGCCAACATTATACCGCAGCAATATCTGGCGGACATTTTCGATGCTGCCCCGGCTTTTGCGGGAGCTTCTATTGAAGACATGTTTTACAAGGTGACCAGCCTCCTCGCTACTAAACCGCTGTCAGCTGGTACTgtatga
- a CDS encoding uncharacterized protein (EggNog:ENOG41~TransMembrane:1 (o38-60i)) yields MPSIGFMALEARDDDVPFGFVREDNEIIPWRYSKQAFIVKWSIMAGIIVLILSFLLGSWLHLRSRVKKGLPPLRYHRFLVRTPRQPATGQQANGWVPQTNNPMGGYYMGTTAPPPVYDPAKFPMYSGHTDVEKVDYAREPTRRPAEANPAPDYYDIPLGPPPVAATR; encoded by the exons ATGCCCAGTATCGGATTCATGGCGCTGGAAGCGCGAGACGACGACGTGCCTTTTGGCTTTGTGAGGGAGGACAACGAGATTATTCCGTGGCGATATAGCAAA CAAGCATTCATCGTGAAATGGTCCATCATGGCAGGCATCATCGTGTTGATCTTGTCATTCCTCTTGGGAAGCTGGCTTCATCTGCGATCAAGAGTCAAAAAGGGtctgccgccgctgagatATCACAGA TTCTTGGTCAGAACTCCCAGACAGCCAGCTACAGGTCAACAGGCAAACGGATGGGTACCGCAGACAAACAATCCAATGGGTGGCTACTACATGGGCACCACGGCTCCCCCACCGGTATACGACCCAGCCAAATTTCCCATGTACTCAGGCCATACCGATGTAGAAAAGGTCGACTACGCGCGAGAACCTACCAGACGACCGGCCGAAGCCAACCCTGCGCCAGACTATTATGACATACCCTTGGGACCGCCTCCCGTTGCTGCGACGAGATAA
- a CDS encoding uncharacterized protein (EggNog:ENOG41) — translation MLGTQSPSSPAPGILMEGFDQARHPRRKRKAESQDNERLSKRLSLLNIEQGGSKLYVPVETPSANGNAAATSSITKAPRPQSDDEAMQLDDSKHKVYIYNLDDELSSDSDNDEGKLIFLPDIQKHLLESRIPKHILANDEGELAGMQLVLYSDPKSISVPESQDGVRRAIIEARQRARDRQKKPDTNEMHINSMAPETTTGTMPHVDPAPNNAFPIHDMCDDMDID, via the exons ATGCTGGGGACGCAGAGCCCGTCTTCGCCCGCGCCAGGCATTCTTATGGAGGGTTTCGACCAAGCGAGGCACCCGCGGCGCAAGAGGAAGGCCGAGTCGCAGGACAACGAGCGGCTCTCCAAGCGACTCAGCCTGCTGAACATTG AACAAGGCGGCTCCAAGCTCTACGTCCCCGTCGAGACACCATCTGCCAATGGCAATGCAGCCGCAACTTCATCGATAACAAAGGCACCGAGACCACAGAGCGACGATGAGGCGATGCAACTCGACGACTCCAAGCACAAGGTGTACATCTACAACCTGGACGACGAGCTCTCCTCCGACAGCGACAACGACGAGGGCAAGCTAATCTTCTTGCCGGATATCCAGAAGCACCTCCTGGAGAGTCGTATTCCCAAGCATATTCTGGCAAACGACGAGGGCGAGCTAGCAGGCATGCAGCTGGTCCTCTATAGCGACCCCAAGTCCATATCCGTGCCGGAATCGCAAGACGGCGTGCGGAGGGCCATCATTGAAGCCCGCCAGCGAGCAAGAGATAGACAAAAGAAACCAGATACCAACGAGATGCACATCAATAGCATGGCACCAGAGACCACCACTGGGACGATGCCACACGTCGACCCTGCGCCGAACAATGCTTTCCCTATTCACGATATGTGCGATGACATGGATATTGATTGA
- a CDS encoding uncharacterized protein (EggNog:ENOG41) — MALEAPLRSSAGSLQFKFSHHDDMSATSESDGVRSPYRIMSSPPPATDSSSLRPDSIHHRLSSQSMHVLSPSDIVGPSPVTSNGTETTEIEDDIADDVELDHVARENHYRQHSDVFMLTTNLPDIVRQGNPEEAVSVIHAPESFASWASSEPSAKSVTSTERSSPKGDGASQPSSTFNSPPSHPTRPPISTDVKPVRYSLDSATPRAQDLQDMLVDGSRLRSSSTSSLEKIDEQTEAEGDDDDEEPFPHVPQVADEIGDLRTLLHESWTLCNTLANLSSMHRPRAFRDSGTPDAVERAWRACWKLCHKLYDNQDEDPAYLSVKFNLDLCRDFCQALFDVREKKDELADSVLRVSFELNNHLYSAQDNRNLPEEFRERTLDFYITLCHRLMKQRVDLVGKTDQLLGACWTLAEMLFSLRQNRLEGKPPDSELLLSTVQACWGLGDLFKDSWTKVSTDRNTPRPSHASFFSQPSDQTGRESRQSNRSSRHSKQVSIKSVHQEERPRKPPASPRNSSHRIRGHSDLSRKSLPTNAQSPSTWPFQ; from the exons ATGGCCCTCGAAGCGCCGCTACGATCATCCGCTGGGAGCCTACAGTTCAAATTCAGCCACCACGACGACATGTCTGCGACGTCCGAATCCGATGGAGTCAGATCTCCATACAGAATCAT GTCTTCTCCCCCGCCTGCCACtgactcttcttctcttcggcCTGACTCTATTCACCATCGCTTATCGTCCCAATCGATGCACGTATTGAGCCCCAGTGACATTGTCGGACCATCTCCTGTAACGTCCAACGGCACTGAGACTacagagattgaagatgacATTGCCGACGACGTCGAGCTAGATCATGTAGCAAGGGAAAATCACTATCGTCAGCATTCAGAT GTGTTTATGCTTACAACCAATCTGCCGGATATTGTTCGCCAAGGCAATCCCGAAGAAGCTGTCTCGGTTATCCATGCTCCGGAAAGCTTTGCTAGTTGG GCATCCAGCGAGCCTTCCGCCAAGTCAGTTACCTCGACTGAAAGATCATCACCTAAAGGAGATGGCGCCAGCCAACCTTCGTCTACCTTCAATAGC CCGCCCAGCCATCCTACTCGGCCCCCTATCTCCACCGATGTCAAGCCAGTGCGATATAGTCTAGATAGCGCCACTCCAAGGGCACAAGACTTGCAAGATATGCTTGTCGATGGTAGCCGGCTGCGCTctagcagcaccagcagccttgaAA AAATCGATGAACAGACCGAGGCcgagggcgatgatgacgatgaagagcccTTTCCCCATGTACCCCAGGTAGCTGATGAGATTGGCGACCTGCGAACTCTCCTTCACGAGTCTTGGACTTTGTGCAATACTCTAGCCAATCTAAGTTCAATGCATAGACCGAGAGCTTTCAGAGATTCGGGAACTCCTGATGCCGTCGAAAGAGCGTGGAGAGCGTGTTGGAAGCTCTGCCATAAGCTCTACGACAACCAGGATGAGGATCCGGCATATCTAAGCGTCAAGTTCAATCTAGACCTGTGCCGTGACTTTTGCCAGGCTCTGTTCGACGTTCGTGAGAAAAAGGACGAGCTGGCAGACTCCGTCCTAAGGGTTAGCTTTGAATTGAATAACCA TTTATATAGCGCTCAAGACAATCGAAACCTACCAGAGGAATTCAGAGAACGCACTCTCGATTTCTACATCACACTATGCCATCGTCTAATGAAGCAGCGAGTTGACCTTGTTGGCAAAACTGATCAACTCCTCGGGGCTTGCTGGACGCTTGCAGAAATGCTGTTCAGTCTGCGTCAGAATAGACTGGAGGGTAAGCCTCCAGACAGCGAACTACTCCTTTCTACGGTTCAAGCATGCTGGGGCTTGGGCGACCTATTCAAAGACAGCTGGACAAAGGTGTCCACGGATAGAAACACCCCTCGGCCCTCTCATgcaagcttcttctcccagcccTCGGACCAAACTGGACGTGAAAGTCGTCAGTCAAATCGCTCGTCACGTCACTCAAAGCAAGTAAGCATCAAGAGCGTCCATCAAGAAGAGCGGCCGCGGAAGCCCCCCGCCAGTCCCCGAAACTCCAGTCACAGAATTCGAGGACACTCCGATCTCTCCAGAAAGTCGCTCCCCACAAATGCCCAATCTCCTAGTACTTGGCCCTTCCAGTGA